One window from the genome of Dioscorea cayenensis subsp. rotundata cultivar TDr96_F1 chromosome 3, TDr96_F1_v2_PseudoChromosome.rev07_lg8_w22 25.fasta, whole genome shotgun sequence encodes:
- the LOC120282319 gene encoding LOW QUALITY PROTEIN: zinc finger CCCH domain-containing protein 46 (The sequence of the model RefSeq protein was modified relative to this genomic sequence to represent the inferred CDS: deleted 1 base in 1 codon) codes for MNRRRELCRNFQRGSCQFGDRCKFLHATQPQSKPNPFGFVTQNPSQPPHTAQQQRPNPFGFGVQNNSNDRDASNFGARRQVPTKPFENKWTRNSVTNQSQQTEAQPQAPVHKCTDSDSCKRQIADDFKNEAPIWKLTCYGHCKYGPCDVSGDISYEELRAAAYEDSKQGLGLQSIVDRERNLLNSKLIEFGNLLQNPYVVSQSPSFAGMSQFPGTNNGMQLPHTQSNGPPSFSSFSQLKASANVGSNILSQAPGIQPSTLFGRPSLPQNNGQSPGGLEMKFGTAGVFGGQLSAQRPGISPNPNAFNFSNALMSTGNQSVPFPTSPPQFSGSMNNPLPGFSHGPNLSSNATPSSPTIDDEDVGSGNNGIWMKEKWEKGEIPEEEPPQRFC; via the exons atgaaCCGACGGAGGGAGCTCTGCAGGAATTTCCAGCGGGGCAg CTGCCAGTTTGGTGATCGCTGCAAGTTTCTGCATGCTACGCAGCCACAGAGTAAACCTAATCCTTTTGGATTTGTCACTCAGAACCCTTCGCAGCCTCCGCATACCGCCCAACAACAGAGGCCTAATCCTTTTGGATTTGGCGTTCAGAACAACTCCAATGACAGAGATGCATCCAACTTTGGTGCCAGACGTCAGGTCCCAACCAAG ccGTTCGAAAATAAGTGGACTAGGAATTCAGTCACCAACCAATCTCAACAAACTGAAGCACAACCTCAGGCACCTGTGCATAA GTGTACAGACTCTGACTCGTGCAAACGCCAAATTGCTGATGATTTCAAGAATGAGGCACCTATTTGGAAGCTTACATGTTACGGCCACTGCAAATA TGGTCCTTGTGACGTAAGTGGGGATATCAGTTATGAAGAGTTACGAGCAGCAGCTTATGAAGATAGTAAACAAGGGTTGGGTTTGCAATCAATT GTTGATAGAGAGAGGAATCTACTGAATTCCAAGTTAATTGAATTTGGCAAT TTACTCCAAAATCCATATGTAGTTTCACAAAGTCCTAGCTTTGCTGGGATGAGCCAGTTTCCTGGAACTAACAATGGAATGCAGTTACCCCATACTCAAAGTAATGGTCCTCCGTCATTTTCAAGTTTCAGTCAGCTCAAGGCATCCGCTAATGTTGGATCAAACATTCT GTCTCAAGCGCCAGGGATTCAACCAAGCACTCTATTTGGACGGCCAAGCCTTCCACAGAATAACGGTCAATCCCCAGGTGGATTAGAGATGAAGTTTGGGACGGCAG GGGTATTTGGTGGCCAATTGTCAGCACAGAGACCAGGAATTTCACCCAATCCTAATGCCTTTAACTTCAGCAATGCTCTCATGTCTACTGGAAACCAGTCAGTTCCATTCCCTACAAGTCCACCACAGTTCTCCGGTAGCATGAACAACCCATTGCCAGGCTTTTCTCATGGGCCTAATCTTTCATCAAATGCAACCCCTTCCTCACCTACCAT TGATGACGAAGATGTTGGTTCTGGCAATAATGGTATTTGGATGAAAGAAAAGTGGGAAAAAGGGGAG ATACCAGAAGAAGAGCCTCCTCAGAGGTTCTGTTGA
- the LOC120282328 gene encoding uncharacterized protein LOC120282328 isoform X1 codes for MASLVMGGHHCLPSSSSSSSMVNYDIATISRRRKTRMMSGMVTRSSLGPVPLPALLAVAVIFSSSSTSTLDKTLSNIPQTLSSGDDVKQARIQKPKSRKAESCTIKCVTTCIRGGAGSPGEGPLNVRSFMVERKFGLRQHWTLSSSSVIFLPVYVRVCVCVCERERERETETEREREQLLLQCPLIGRYLQLLLVPKSIFFMLFFRTIKY; via the exons ATGGCTTCCCTGGTGATGGGCGGCCATCATTGcctcccctcctcctcctcctcctcctcgatGGTCAACTATGATATTGCCACCATcagcagaagaagaaagacAAGGATGATGTCTGGAATGGTCACTCGAAGTAGCCTGGGTCCCGTACCACTACCAGCACTGCTTGCCGTTGCCGTCATCTTCTCCTCCTCATCCACGTCCACCCTCGACAAAACCCTGTCCAATATTCCCCAGACCCTTTCTTCTG GGGATGATGTGAAGCAGGCAAGGATACAAAAGCCCAAGTCCAGGAAGGCCGAATCTTGTACCATCAAATGCGTTACTACATGCATCCGAGGCGGTGCTGGCTCCCCTGGAGAGGGTCCCCTCAACGTCCGGAG TTTCATGGTTGAGAGAAAATTCGGTCTTCGTCAGCACTGGacattatcatcatcttctgtCATTTTTCTTCCAGTgtatgtgcgtgtgtgtgtgtgtgtgtgtgagagagagagagagagagagacagagacagagagagagagagagcagctGTTGCTGCAGTGCCCTCTCATTGGCCGGTATCTTCAGCTTCTGCTTGTTCcaaaatccatttttttcatgctGTTTTTTCGCACAATAAAGTATTAG
- the LOC120282328 gene encoding uncharacterized protein LOC120282328 isoform X2: MASLVMGGHHCLPSSSSSSSMVNYDIATISRRRKTRMMSGMVTRSSLGPVPLPALLAVAVIFSSSSTSTLDKTLSNIPQTLSSGDDVKQARIQKPKSRKAESCTIKCVTTCIRGGAGSPGEGPLNVRRPLVVFKQGFRSRRYCLAECSDICNLIKDGDDGP; this comes from the exons ATGGCTTCCCTGGTGATGGGCGGCCATCATTGcctcccctcctcctcctcctcctcctcgatGGTCAACTATGATATTGCCACCATcagcagaagaagaaagacAAGGATGATGTCTGGAATGGTCACTCGAAGTAGCCTGGGTCCCGTACCACTACCAGCACTGCTTGCCGTTGCCGTCATCTTCTCCTCCTCATCCACGTCCACCCTCGACAAAACCCTGTCCAATATTCCCCAGACCCTTTCTTCTG GGGATGATGTGAAGCAGGCAAGGATACAAAAGCCCAAGTCCAGGAAGGCCGAATCTTGTACCATCAAATGCGTTACTACATGCATCCGAGGCGGTGCTGGCTCCCCTGGAGAGGGTCCCCTCAACGTCCGGAG GCCTCTAGTGGTTTTCAAGCAAGGATTCCGCAGTCGTCGGTATTG CTTGGCCGAGTGCTCAGACATTTGTAATCTAATCAAAGATGGAGATGACGGACCTTAA
- the LOC120254263 gene encoding leucine-rich repeat extensin-like protein 1 has protein sequence MLPSPARLLVLCVVVCCLLALHHVYQAKAGDDSDGASSSKAVDTRGMRFVNSRQKEAYIVLQTWKSTAIYSDPNNFTANWVGPKVCDYTGVYCAPSPTNPSLTVVAGIDLNHADIAGYLPPELGQLSDLALLHLNSNRFCGILPTTFRRLKLLHELDLSNNRLVGRFPKVVLSLPSLRYLDLRFNEFEGAIPPALFDRPLDAIFLNSNRLRHGIPANLGNSPASVVVLAHNALGGCIPSSIGRMAATINEIILLDDNLTGCIPPEVGQLHNLTVFDVSFNHLRGPIPDTFSQMSSLEQLDVAHNQLTGAIPAGVCSLPKLENFTYSYNYFTQVPPQCPARSAGTGRMMDGQQNCIPGLPNQRSPSECSSDAARPFDCSKSKCSREGGGRMPSPALPMAPPPPQQSKGGTSRRRSNPPPSPVGNRPKNNIKPNYPPPPPVSRSSPSTRSHSPPPPSQTPPYLPPSLVPPPPPSSSLLPPPSYPSQPSASTTKQASAQPNISTSGVLSP, from the coding sequence ATGCTTCCATCCCCAGCTCGACTACTCGTCTTGTGCGTTGTTGTCTGCTGCCTCCTGGCACTGCATCACGTCTACCAAGCCAAGGCAGGCGATGATAGTGATGGGGCTTCGTCGAGCAAGGCAGTGGATACCCGGGGTATGAGGTTCGTCAACTCAAGGCAAAAGGAGGCGTACATTGTCCTGCAGACATGGAAGTCCACTGCCATCTATTCCGACCCAAACAACTTCACGGCCAACTGGGTGGGCCCCAAGGTCTGCGACTATACCGGCGTCTACTGCGCCCCATCCCCCACCAACCCATCCCTCACTGTCGTGGCCGGCATCGACCTCAACCACGCCGACATAGCCGGGTACCTCCCACCGGAGCTAGGGCAGCTCTCCGACCTGGCCCTCTTGCACCTCAACTCCAACCGCTTCTGCGGCATCCTACCGACCACCTTCCGACGACTGAAGCTCCTCCACGAGCTCGACCTCAGCAACAACCGGCTGGTGGGCCGCTTCCCCAAGGTGGTGCTCTCCCTGCCTTCCCTCCGCTACCTCGACCTTCGCTTTAACGAATTCGAGGGTGCCATCCCGCCCGCTCTTTTTGACCGCCCCCTCGACGCCATCTTCCTCAACTCCAACAGACTACGCCATGGCATACCCGCCAACCTGGGCAACTCTCCAGCCTCGGTCGTTGTCCTCGCCCACAACGCCCTCGGTGGCTGCATACCCAGCAGCATTGGTCGCATGGCCGCAACCATTAACGAGATCATCCTCCTTGACGACAACCTCACCGGCTGCATACCTCCGGAGGTCGGCCAACTCCACAACCTTACCGTGTTCGATGTTAGCTTCAACCACCTTCGGGGTCCTATACCGGACACATTCAGCCAGATGAGCAGCCTCGAGCAACTGGATGTCGCCCACAACCAGCTTACAGGAGCCATCCCTGCTGGTGTTTGCAGCCTCCCTAAGCTAGAGAACTTCACCTACTCGTACAATTACTTCACTCAAGTACCACCTCAGTGCCCGGCCAGGAGTGCCGGGACAGGACGGATGATGGACGGCCAGCAAAACTGCATTCCGGGCCTGCCGAACCAGCGATCTCCCAGTGAGTGCTCCTCCGACGCCGCGCGGCCATTCGACTGCAGCAAGTCCAAATGCAGCAGGGAGGGTGGCGGTCGGATGCCTTCCCCTGCGTTGCCGATGGCGCCTCCACCTCCGCAGCAGAGCAAGGGTGGCACAAGCAGAAGGCGATCCAACCCCCCACCGTCTCCTGTCGGCAACAGACCCAAGAACAATATTAAGCCAAATTACCCTCCACCGCCCCCAGTCTCCAGATCTTCACCGTCCACTAGATCTCACTCTCCTCCTCCACCCTCACAAACTCCACCGTATCTTCCACCTTCTCTTGTACCGCCACCTCctccctcttcttctcttctgcCTCCGCCATCCTATCCCTCACAGCCCTCCGCCTCCACCACCAAGCAAGCCTCAGCACAACCCAACATCTCCACCTCCGGCGTCCTATCCCCATAA